One Apteryx mantelli isolate bAptMan1 chromosome Z, bAptMan1.hap1, whole genome shotgun sequence genomic window, TCAGAACAGAAAACAGTGGAAAAATGAACAACATGTTGCTCATAGAACTGCATCTCCAGCACTCTGCACTTTCAGCCTACATCTGATCTCCCCCTTTCAGGCTGCCTGCAGGTTCAGGCAGACAGCTCTGTCTTAAAGGTCTGCTGCATGTTCTGAAGCTCCAGAGCAGGGGGTGGCCACCACTTTCTAGTATAAACGTGGCCTTGCCTGGAGAATGGTGCAAAGTGAGATTTTACAGTTGCATGGTGATGAGCATGTGCTTATTTCCTTTCTAGTCCTTGAAGACATTGATCCAAAAAAAGTGTACATCCTTGGAGGGCTGGTGGATGAAAGTATTCATAAGGTGGGTAATAGCTTCTCACAGCCTGAAGGTGCTGTCTGTCCTATTCTCTACTTGAGAGATCAGACATCCCTTTGGTAGTATCCAATGCTTTTGCTGCCTTGATTTGATAAGTCTCTACTGTGCCATCAGCCATTCTTCCCACAGAACCCCAAGGTCCTGCCTGGATTCAGCACCAGGGTGAAAGAGCAATCTGGATGAGATGAACCCCAGGATCCCAGCTTTGCAGCTGCTTGTATGCAAAACAGTGTACATGCTATATACGTCCATGTCTGTGCACACTAGGTGCTGTGTTCTTGTTTCCCTTGTAGAAGCTGACCTTGCAGAGGGCTCGAGATCAGTCCCTGCAAACAGCCCGCCTCCCAATTCGTGAGTACATGGTGAAAACCATCAACACCAAGAACTACCACTCAGAGACGCTTGCAATCAATCAAGGTGAGAGGCTGTGCCTTGTCCTGTCACTTgtgtgggttttgtgtgtgtgggcAGCTATCAAGCACCTGCATTGGGGGGAAGGAAGCCCTACTAAGCCCTGAAGCAGTGCTGTTTCCAAAATGGAGGTGCGGTGCTGAATGGTGGGGGTAGGTGTTGTGCAGAGGTTTCTCCTGCTAGGCCTTGTCCTTGCTGCCCCCATTTTAATGGTCTCATGTGCTTTACTGCAGCAGCCCATTTTCAGGGGAGCAGAGCTCACATTATTCTTATTTTGCACAAAGCAGTGAACAGTTAGTGTCGGGAGATGTGGGAATGATGCTGTTGCTAGAATCCCCTCAAGGTCCTAGACAATGGAGATGGAAAGAAGTTGTCAGGCCTGTGTCAAGTTGAATCAAGGAAAGGCTTACAGCAAAAGGATGGGACTGCTTTGTGCTGTACAGCTGTGATGCAAACATAAGCTCTCTTATTGGCTGTGCATCGTGACCATGTGCAGGCTGGTCACATTAATGGATGAGCACTTGCTTTCCACCTCTGCTGGCAGTTTGTGGCTTTGCATCATGAACCCCTGTCTGCCAGGAGCTGGTGAGAAGCTGAGGTCCTGGGACAGCTCTAGTGAATTCTGACTTCTGGCTGGAGAAGTTTGTTACTATCTCCTTCACCACAGGGCTGATGGGATGGCTGAGGGCTCTGCAGAGCACCAAGCCTAGCTCCTAGACAGCAGAGTGCATTCAGAGGGAGCCCTGATGTTGAGGTACAGCAGCTGAGAAGCCCTGGTGGAATCACTGTAGATAAATGACATGAAAACACACTATGGGGAGGGACACTGTCATCTGCAGCACAAACACAACTTGGGAGATACAGGATAGTTGAAAAGGTGACTGGGGATAATTTGGAATAGGAATTTTGCCTTGGTTGACACAGCTCTTGCTTTTCCTGGTCAGAACTTCCCAAAGTAATCCTTCAAAGTATGTATATCATCTGCTCTCAGATGAGCTGCCTCAATCATTTCCTCATcagattttaaatgaaagaaaatgtgagCCCTATGCTAATCTATTGGGGCATCAGTTATTATATTTTCCTGACGTTTTGCAGCCAGTGGGGTACATATGACAGCTTGGCATTGATATCAATATGACAGTCTTGTCCATCTCTCTGTTATTGACAGTCTTCGATGTCTTATCAACTTACTACGAGACCCAAAATTGGCCAGCAGCCTTGAAAGCTGGAGTTTCTTCTGGAAAAGGCTATGTGCTCCCAGGTGCAGTAAATTAAGTAAAAATGCATGACAAAGCACAAGAAAACTCTTTATTTTCTGATATTATGGAGCTGTGACAGACAAGGGAAGCAAACTCCAAATTTCAAGCAGAGACACCACCATGAATGTGTATACAGAAAACACAAGTCAGCTTAAATCTGGGATAAGGAGCTTGTCAAGAGTGATAAATTATACATCAGCAGGGTATTCCTGGAAATGACTTCTTACCTTAAACTCAAAACAAAAGCCAGTTGAGCCCTGGAATCAAGTAAAAACTGATGGgaattcagttttgcttttcttgcagATTTTTGTTAGGGTATTTGTGTCTCTTACATTTACACTTGTTCTGGGACAGAGAGAAGAGCTTAAAGTATTTCTTTCATCTTGATTAAAAGGAAGTAGTGTGATGTTAGAAGAGTGACAGAGTACAGAACACACTGGTAAAGAAAATCATCTTTCCCATCAAAAAGAGCAGTGCTGTTCTGATTGGGGAACACAGAATGGGAAGTGATTCCCAGACTATTGAGGTAACAGTTTCCAGAAGTACCATGTCCTATCTTCCTTAAACCAGCTGAATTAAAGACTTTGTGAGCTGCTGAATCCCATAGCTAATTTTGTGCATTCTGCTTACAAGCTACAATAAAATGTTTACTCTTCAAGAACTTCATTTCACTCCATTAATTATCAATGTATGGTGCCTTGAGAAGTTCACTAGCCCTCATGTTCCTCCTGGAAGGGGAGACATATGGGATTTGACTGTGCTCTGCCTGAAGAGCGGTGACATATTTCAGGACCAAAGCAGGAAGCATTTTGATGTTTGTTCTGCATCTAACTAGATATTTTTCCTCAGCCGTTGCTGCCAAAAAAAATCAAGGTCAGTGACTATGTCTAGTCACCACTGGAAGTACTTGAAGGTCTTCTGAGGTAAATTCCTCTTTCATTTGCCTACATGTCTTCATTCCTCTTTGCACTAAAACCCTTTTACAATGCCTTGAATTCAATACTGATGAGACCGAGACACAAAATGTCAGCTATTTGTGGATATATTGAGTGTTGTTCCCCCACATAGGCTGAATTTGTGTATGTTCCCATTGGTTGCAGATGTCTGTTGCTTTACCAGGTCACATAGGCTCTCCTTGTCCTTATTCTGTGCCCCTGACTGATCAGCTATTGGTTTGTAGTTAGATGGGTCATGGCAGTTCTGCTGACAGAGCAAAGTCTGCAAGTTGGCTTCAGTGTAAGAGGCTTTAAGTTACTAATTCAGACCCTGAGTTTGCTAGGCAGCAGCATACAATTACCCAAGCCAGCTGGCAGTGATGAactgctctgaaatcctgcttgggATGAGAAATTTGCAGAGTGCTACCCTCCCCAGTAGCTGGAGACACCTGTCCCTATGCAACCAGTAACTAGCAGACTGCCTTTAGTTAGCTACCTTGGTGCCTGCTGGGCACACTCTGTGAGAATGGTGAATGCCATGGGTTTGGTGTAGTGCTGCTAAGGACTGCTGAATTGCTGTGGGTATTTGCTTGCCTGGCTGTTAGCTTCTTTCAGGTTAGGTAGGTCCTTTAGAGCTGCCACAGCACCCCAACCTTCCTTCAGAccagccccttccctcccagctgccTCTCTTGTCCGTACTAGGGCTCAGTTGAAAGGACTCAACCTTTCTTCCCCACAGGCATACAAGGCAAAAGTGAGGCTGGCCTCTCTCAGATGTTACGGAACCACGGGCACATACTGTCTATGTGTTGTCCTGGTGCTTGGGAAGGAGTGGTGTGTGTTGACAGAGCTGGCCACCTCTCTTGTAGAGGCCTGTCTCCTTGactcatccaggggccctccaaTTGCCTCTCTGCTGCCTCATGCAGACTCCTCTATCCTGAACACAGACCTTCAGCTGCATGGACTGACAGAGAGCAGTGCCAGACTTCTTGTCTGCTGCCTACCTATTTCAAAGAACTGCATCAGCTCCCAAACAAGGCCCCAAGTTAAACAGCAAAAGTCAAGTACCTGCCTCTGCCCTCTTTAGTGCTAGAAAGCTGAGGTAATGCCTCCCAGCACTGGAAGGCATGCTGATTCACTAGAGGTGCACAGCCAGAAGACATTTAAGGGCAAACAGCTCACGTCTAGCTGGGGATATAAAATGTTAGGGAGGAAGAAGGTTGGGAAAAGGCTTGCTTTCTCCTAGGGTGGTAGGCATAAAGAGTCATCTGTTCTCTAACAGCTATGAAGGCAGCACTTCAGTGTTATGgatcactttttccttttttggaagacAGGGATCCTTAGATAGCTAGAGGGTGGGGGATTAATTTGGAACTTTTTTAAGCATCAGCAGAAGGCACCTATAGCCTGGGATGACCCTCTTTTTCTTGCCTTGCAAGGAGAAGCAGTTAAATACAGAATAAATTCTTTCCAGAATTGTGCAGTTTTTGCTACAATTTCTAGTATTTCCTTGACCACAGATGGTGGATAAAGCAGTCTGGGTCCTTTTGCGTCAGATCAGGGTGAAGGGGGTGACCTCACTCACATGAAGAGTCTTCCTGGTCTCCTATGTACCTGGACAGTCAGTAAGAAGGGAGAAGGACAGGCCAGCTGCTAAGGGCTCCTGTCTTTCTCCACAGATGACAGAAGGAGGCTAAGACAACACCCTGAGACTAGCTACCTGCAAGGTGTTCAGGATGTGAAGGACAAGCCCTAGACAAGATACATGAGCCCAAACCACTGAAACACTCTGTGAGTTTGCAAATTAGATTGGGATTGTCTTTACAGAATTTAAAAAGGCTAGGTTGGAGTGGGGGCAGCCCCCAGGACCACCCTTGGACTGGGCTGCTCTTGGTGGGGGTGAGCAGTGGAGCATGGACAAATCATTCCATGACCGTTCTCTGAGATGTGGGACTAAACACCCTGTGTGGGAGAGCCTGGTGACAGACAGCAGGAAATATGGCTGAGCTCCTCCCCGACCAATACATCTGTGTGCCACCAAGAAGCCTTGTCACAAAGAGGAGGGTACCCTGAACTGCTGCATgagacaaaacacagcagctgtaagGGCTGTGTGCTGGTGGGCAAGGAGCTTGACACCCACATCCTGGCAGCTCGGCCTGTGAAGCAGCTGGTGAACAACCTGCACCAACTGGTGGTAGGTGCCCACCACATCTGTGAGCATGGCCACAAGCTCACTCTGCCTCTGCATGCACAGCTGGCAGTGTGTCACCTGGAAGCAGGCCACTGTCAACTGAACCAGGTCATCAAACGTCACTCTCAATGCACCCTGCAGCTCCTTAAGGGGTCGCTCTGTTTTCAGAAGCTCCTGGCAATTGGCCAGCAGGTCCCGGGAGGCTGATCCAAGTGCACCCTTGCTCTCAGAGCTGTGCTCTGCACATCTGTCTTGCAGGTGGGTTGTTTGGTTGCCAGAGAGCTTTCCCACAACCTTCTGAAGCTCTGCAATGCAGGCTAGGAAGTGGGAGAGATCTGCAGGGCTCATCTGTGCTTGGTCCTTCAGCTTGGTCAGGGCTTGTATGTGAGGGTCCAGCCATGCCCTGTCTCTAGCAGTAGCAACTGGGTAACTGTCCACAGGGGTGCCAGGAAGACTGTGGATGGTGGATGGCGGGGTGGTGAGGGGCCCCAAAGACATGCTGTGCATAGGGATAGTGTTTTCATGTTCCCCCTCTTCTTCAGGCCTGTGGAAGCAGCTGACATAGGACAGCTGACAGCTGCACTTGTCCATCCCAAGCTGTGGTGGAAATGTGTTCTTCATGGGGGAAAGACCCAGAGATCTGGTCTTGATGTGGCCGGGAGGTGTCTGCTCATCCTTCTTGTAGTTAAAGCAAAGGAAGGAGTGATTTGAAGTCCTATGGTCTCCTGCTCTTTTCCCCAGAGAGGCCAAAGGAACTGGGCCTGAGGGAAAGGCAAGCCCCAGAGATGGAATTAGGGGACAGTCTTTCTCAAGCACTGTAGCTTCTTCTCTGGGAATAAGAATCTGACTAACCTGAGGCTGTTTGTAATCCacattttctgtatcttttctggGCTCTCCTTCATCTGGCCCCTGGTTGCTCACCAACTCTTTTTCACAGGCTGGTACAGCTGAGGGTGTTTGTGTCTCTCTTCTGACAGCATCAGGCCCGAGGCATTCCCTGGTCATGTGAGCTGTCTCTTGAGAGTCCAAAAGCTCCGGTGGGTTGTCCGCCCTCTCCCTAGATGGGTTGGATGATGTGAGGTCTGTCCTGACCCCAAATGACAGCCAGGAGAGGTGAGTTATAACCCCTGAAGTGCCACTGCAATCTGTTAACAGCTGGGTTACATTTGGAAAGCCCACACAATTTTTATTGTGCATTTTCCAGAAGGATTCTTCACTTACTGCCTGTCTGGTTTTCACCTGAGACAAGCCTATTTCACTCTGGTTTTCAGCACAGTTGTCAAAATcaccttttctttcttcacagGGAGCCAGGACAAGCTCTCCACATGCTGCTTCTTTCCCTGCTGTGGGGAGCAGATCAAACTCCAAAGTCATACCACAGGGAGAGGTCATGGTGGTGCCACAGGCTAAAGGAGAAACTGCACATTCATTAGAAGGGCAGATCATTTCTTGGCTCTGAAATTTGGCTTCATTGTTGACCTCGCAGTTGGCTTCCATCATCTCAGCTGCCCCCTTCAGCACTGCTTGGGCCAGCTGGTCCCTATTGGTTTCACAACTGTCCTTGCTTTGCGCCCCAGTTTTTAACTCAATGCTAGGATCTTTTTTGGTGCTTCTGCTTTGTTCCCTGGGAAGGTGCCCAGCTTCCTCCCACAACAGGAAGGGTGCATGTACAGCACTTGCAGGGCTGAGGCCATTGTCCACACATACAGCAATGTCTGAGCTCTCTTCCCCATTCTGGTCACCCTGCAGGCGAACagctgaaatggaagaaaaaaacaagtcagTCACTGATTTTGTTTCCATGGTGTCAGGCTCCATTTCCATCAAATCAGCCGATGGGTTTTTGCTTAGAGTGTCTCTCTGGGCCTTTGTATCAGTGTGAGCTCCTACTTCTGTGTCCATCTTAATGTTCTCTGAGGAAGGTGAATCTGGAGGCTGAGTGAGGAATGATGGGTAGAGTGACCaactgcagcagctctgctgagagccTGGTAAAGCCAATGGGAAAGTGACCTGCGAGGTGTAATCAGTTTCCAGGAAAGATCTCCTCTTCCTCAGGCTCTTGGCATAAGTCAGCTCCTTCTCCATTCTGTGTTTCTCCCTTGTCTGCCTTGACACCAGGTTTTCCCCCAAGCTGTAACACCTTGGCTTCTTTAGGATGCAGGAGGCATTGTCTACACTGTCCCAGGATGTGAGGCTACAGCCTGCTGATAAGGACAGAACATGTGAGTCAGGAAGTGGCTCCAAGCAACAGAACATACATGCATCTGTGCATGCGGCCAAAAGATCTTAACACAATTCTTACAATTACAGACATACATGTTTGGTATCAGAGACTGGCTTGAAGTGCTAAGGGAAGGTATCTTATGTTATGATCATGCAGGTACTTGCAACCAGCTATACCAAAAAAAGGGAAGAGTCTGGACATGTGACTACAAAGACTGAGGTCCAGTATTACAAAAAGTAATATAGTCTCCTTGCTTGAATAGCATACTGGGGTCACTTCATCTGACTGCAGATACAGCTATCATTTGCAAACTGAAAAAGGTGTTATTAGTGGCAAGCTACAGAAAGCACTGGCCAAAAGTTGCAGATTTATTAACCTTGAATGGAAACTTTAACAGAAATTCCTAGCCTGAATATTTAGACAATAAAATACCTAGAGATTACAATATTGTGCCTGAACATTGCATTGTTACTGTATGTGAACTCAGAAGCCAAAATTGTCTAAGTATATGAAATAGATTCTTAAGAAGTTCAGTTGAAGTTGAAAGAGCTGATTATTTCAGAAGCAAGAATCCTCTCATTTCTGAGAAAAAATAACTATCTGGGAGCCATTCAGCAACAGGACTTCTTGACCCAACTACATAACATGCTCTGATCCCCAAATTATTTTCAGTGTCAGCTGGGTTGTGCATTGAGCTGTAAAACAGCTTCCACCTCTTGAGTTAAGGTAGTGcctgaaagcagaaatattttccttaaagcTTCATGTCAGTGTAAGGGTACAGATCTTTCCTATGTTCTATTTCTGGGAGTCACCACCCTTTTCATCAACAAAGATTCAGTGTACATAGGAGGCTGCATAGGACTTGCTCATGTAGCACAATGGCTTCAAGACTAGGCGGACCCATATATCAGTATTCTGGAATTCGTGCAGAAACCTGGGGACTTTCCAGAATGCTAAACTcatttgaaaactgattttttctgAGACCAGTGCTTGAAAGTTATGGGAAAATGtctctgcaaaactgcagctCTGAGCCCTATTGAACACCGTCTGCCAGCTTTGCAAGGTATACCTGCTGAAGGCTGGCTTGCAGAGAAGCTGTGTTTAAAGGTCCTTCAAAACTCTGGGAAAATCTATGAAAATTTGAAAGAGGAGATGGTCCCTCCTGTATCATTGACATAGTAAATAAGCACAGCCCTAGCACAATGAGTGGAGAGAAGGTGACAGGAGATCACCTGCAGGGGGTCCATGAGGGTTTACCTGCCAGAGCATCCGGGGGGCTGAGTCTGTCTGCTGCATCGTAGAACTCATCCTCAGAGCTAGTGTCTCCAAAGCCTGGGGGAGGGTCCAGAATGAGATCGCTCACCTCTGCCATTTGGTCTGATCTGCAGGGTACACCCTCCTGGGCAGACACATTTTTCCAAGAACTTCTTCCAGGGCTGTGATTGATGTTCCTCTCCACACTGCCAGCAGGGGATATGCTGTAACAAAGGCTGTAATAGCCCATGGCATTTCTCTCAGACAGCTTGGTCTCCAGCACAGATACACCCATGTCCTCACCTCTCTGCTCAGAGGGACTGTGTTCAGACCCAGGTTCTGCTGCTTGTGGTACCTGCAAGAAACAGAAGAAGTCTCTGGCTTCTGTCCTGCTGGAGCCCCTTTCAGCACCAATGGGCAAGAAGCTCTTGTCTGAGCTGTTCATCTCTTGCACTGTTGGCATGTAGAAATGGAAGAATTCTGGCCTAGAAGAAGAGCAAGCTTCCAGCTCATCTTCCTCCAGTGCATCCATAGAGTCACTTGAGCCACTTGTCT contains:
- the FRMPD1 gene encoding FERM and PDZ domain-containing protein 1 — protein: MEDLETNLVQTRKARGIEQMVAKWLHRSRSSASRGRASVADISSDGSGQPASRVKLRVTIYKDLVHHHYGFEICPNLPLTIASVTAGSTADGKLLPGDQILRINTTAVEDISIEHAGDIIREAGDELLLTILRCMSGGPKSSFLTAEKRARLKTNPVKVRFAEEVLVNGHSQGNSLLCMPNVLKVYLENGQTKAFRFEMSTTVKDIVLTLKEKLSIRSIAHFALALEERYNIAKIYLLHDDELIEQVVQKRESHDYRCLFRVCFIPKDPLDLLQEDPVAFEYLYLQSCSDVLQERFAVEMKCSVALRLAALHIQERIYACAQPQKVSLKYIEKDWGIENFISPTLLRNMRGKDIKKAISYHMKRNQVLLDPRQKHMLAAVQVRLSYLQILGDLKMYNGKIFNATLMLQDRESYVALLVGAKYGVSQIINNKLNIITSLAEFANISRLELTEESEKVSMVKIYLQDLKLLTLLLESNSAKDLVCLINGYYRLFVDANVSIFTWGEKKQQLHRMSAEEGYESRTCSDSEDSWELDSSSEHCLDTPATYGSAHPVCEEEKLEDLHSLDQDSIKPQAGGGEQCNKSDNATDSTSEASDSANTESRGFKTSGSSDSMDALEEDELEACSSSRPEFFHFYMPTVQEMNSSDKSFLPIGAERGSSRTEARDFFCFLQVPQAAEPGSEHSPSEQRGEDMGVSVLETKLSERNAMGYYSLCYSISPAGSVERNINHSPGRSSWKNVSAQEGVPCRSDQMAEVSDLILDPPPGFGDTSSEDEFYDAADRLSPPDALAAGCSLTSWDSVDNASCILKKPRCYSLGENLVSRQTREKHRMEKELTYAKSLRKRRSFLETDYTSQVTFPLALPGSQQSCCSWSLYPSFLTQPPDSPSSENIKMDTEVGAHTDTKAQRDTLSKNPSADLMEMEPDTMETKSVTDLFFSSISAVRLQGDQNGEESSDIAVCVDNGLSPASAVHAPFLLWEEAGHLPREQSRSTKKDPSIELKTGAQSKDSCETNRDQLAQAVLKGAAEMMEANCEVNNEAKFQSQEMICPSNECAVSPLACGTTMTSPCGMTLEFDLLPTAGKEAACGELVLAPCEERKGDFDNCAENQSEIGLSQVKTRQAVSEESFWKMHNKNCVGFPNVTQLLTDCSGTSGVITHLSWLSFGVRTDLTSSNPSRERADNPPELLDSQETAHMTRECLGPDAVRRETQTPSAVPACEKELVSNQGPDEGEPRKDTENVDYKQPQVSQILIPREEATVLEKDCPLIPSLGLAFPSGPVPLASLGKRAGDHRTSNHSFLCFNYKKDEQTPPGHIKTRSLGLSPMKNTFPPQLGMDKCSCQLSYVSCFHRPEEEGEHENTIPMHSMSLGPLTTPPSTIHSLPGTPVDSYPVATARDRAWLDPHIQALTKLKDQAQMSPADLSHFLACIAELQKVVGKLSGNQTTHLQDRCAEHSSESKGALGSASRDLLANCQELLKTERPLKELQGALRVTFDDLVQLTVACFQVTHCQLCMQRQSELVAMLTDVVGTYHQLVQVVHQLLHRPSCQDVGVKLLAHQHTALTAAVFCLMQQFRVPSSL